The Solea senegalensis isolate Sse05_10M linkage group LG9, IFAPA_SoseM_1, whole genome shotgun sequence genome has a segment encoding these proteins:
- the isoc2 gene encoding isochorismatase domain-containing protein 2: MASVGRLSTKDAVLFLCDMQEKFRPNIFQFTNIVGNAARLLQASRVLGIPPILTEQYPKGLGPTVPELGAGDLKAYSKTSFTMMIEEVEKELQALGNPKQAILCGIEAHACIACTTFDLIERGVEVHIVADAVSSRSQTDRLFALSRLKQSGAYLTTTEAVMLQLVQDAKHPNFKEIQKLLAHPSPDTNLLAFFSTL; the protein is encoded by the exons A TGGCGAGCGTTGGCAGACTTTCCACTAAGGATGCAGTTCTTTTCCTGTGTGACATGCAGGAGAAGTTCAGACCCAACATCTTCCAGTTCACCAACATTGTCGGCAATGCAGCCAGATTGCTCCAG GCCAGTCGTGTTCTGGGCATCCCTCCCATCTTGACAGAGCAGTATCCTAAAGGTTTGGGTCCCACGGTGCCAGAGTTGGGAGCAGGTGATCTGAAGGCTTACTCTAAAACTTCATTCACCATGATGATcgaggaggtggagaaggagctgcAGGCCCTTGGAAATCCCAAACAGGCTATTCTTTGTGGAATAGAGGCACACGCCTGTATTGCA tGCACAACCTTTGACTTGATTGAAAGGGGAGTAGAGGTCCATATTGTGGCTGACGCTGTCTCATCCAGAAG CCAGACAGACCGTTTATTTGCTCTGTCGCGACTGAAGCAGAGCGGGGCTTACCTCACCACCACAGAGGCGGTAATGCTGCAGTTAGTCCAAGATGCCAAGCACCCCAACTTCAAGGAG ATCCAGAAGCTACTGGCCCATCCATCCCCAGACACCAACCTCCTTGCCTTCTTCAGCACTCTGTAG